One genomic window of Medicago truncatula cultivar Jemalong A17 chromosome 1, MtrunA17r5.0-ANR, whole genome shotgun sequence includes the following:
- the LOC25484007 gene encoding V-type proton ATPase subunit G, translating into MASTSNRGQGGIQQLLAAEQEAQRIVNAAKNEKSARLKQAKEEAEKEIAAYRAKLEAEFQKKVSDSSGDSGANVKRLDQETEEKIHHLKTEADRISDDVVAMLLKHVTTVKK; encoded by the exons ATGGCGTCCACATCCAACAGGGGTCAAGGAGGAATTCAGCAATTGTTGGCTGCTGAGCAAGAAGCACAACGGATTGTGAATGCTGCGAAAAATG AAAAATCGGCTAGGTTGAAACAAGCCAAAGAAGAGGCTGAAAAGGAGATTGCTGCATACCGGGCTAAGCTTGAGGCCGAGTTTCAAAAGAAAGTGTCAGAT AGTAGTGGTGATTCTGGAGCTAATGTCAAGCGACTTGACCAAGAAACTGAAGAAAAAATCCATCACCTGAAAACAGAGGCTGATAGAATTTCAGATGATGTTGTCGCCATGCTCCTTAAGCATGTAACAACTGTGAAAAAGTAG
- the LOC25484009 gene encoding uncharacterized protein, which produces MEVDCGNLEALPLSLIFEKLVERIDHIYFSVVCKNWYSIAKFNYQNRQVKNNVLPMLMIPTKRRCKTKRGLYGISFDKIYNFQLSVPHNKRLCGSSHGWLAKMDITISSRLATITLLNPFNNIASIILPTIYMKNMLAKNMLGGGRSVPERNVHKVILSSNPTTNPRDYVVVAIYGGRACLAFMKAGENCWTHIDPYHHCFTDVIFYRGLVYAVGGWNHIVSFDICNSRDSFDPEKINVVSPLAFDTDYAHRAYLVESLEGDLWLVRKFIGYGDDDIDEDINPPSCGTERFEVYKLELDLKSGKLIHMLRLDSLGDNVLFLGDSDSISMSASYFANYLQKDSIYYTDDFYEEDPISYPNGPFDMKIFNVKDGGFSQHCRYQHWFTRMPPSLWVIPPFRWD; this is translated from the coding sequence ATGGAGGTAGATTGTGGAAATTTAGAAGCTCTTCCTCttagtttgatttttgaaaagttggtAGAGCGTATCGATCACATCTATTTCAGCGTGGTATGCAAGAATTGGTATTCCATCGCAAAGTTTAATTACCAAAATCGGCAAGTCAAAAACAACGTATTGCCCATGCTCATGATTCCCACTAAGAGAAGGTGTAAAACAAAGAGAGGTTTATATGGGATTTCATTCGACAAAATTTACAACTTTCAATTATCAGTCCCTCATAACAAGAGGCTTTGTGGTTCGAGTCATGGTTGGCTAGCAAAGATGGATATTACTATTAGTTCCAGACTTGCAACTATAACCCTACTTAATCCCTTCAACAATATAGCTTCCATCATTCTACCAACCATCTACATGAAGAATATGCTTGCAAAGAATATGCTTGGAGGAGGTAGATCAGTTCCTGAACGTAATGTTCATAAGGTTATTTTGTCATCTAATCCTACAACTAATCCACgtgattatgttgttgtagCAATTTATGGTGGGCGTGCATGTCTTGCTTTCATGAAAGCAGGAGAAAATTGTTGGACTCATATTGATCCTTACCATCATTGCTTCACCGatgttatattttatagagGCCTAGTCTATGCCGTGGGAGGATGGAATCACATAGTCTCTTTCGACATTTGCAACTCGAGGGATTCATTCGATCCTGAGAAGATCAATGTTGTTTCACCTCTTGCGTTTGATACTGATTATGCTCATCGAGCATATCTTGTAGAATCATTGGAGGGAGACTTGTGGCTTGTTAGAAAATTTATTGGTTATGGAGATGATGACATTGATGAAGATATTAACCCGCCTAGTTGTGGTACCGAAAGATTTGAAGTGTATAAGTTGGAATTGGATCTTAAAAGTGGTAAGCTTATACATATGTTAAGACTTGATAGTTTGGGAgacaatgttttatttttgggtgATAGTGATTCTATATCTATGTCGGCTTCGTATTTTGCTAATTATCTACAAAAGGATTCAATTTATTACACAGATGATTTTTACGAAGAGGATCCAATTTCTTACCCTAATGGACCGTTTGATATGAAAATCTTTAATGTGAAAGATGGAGGCTTTAGTCAACATTGCCGTTACCAACATTGGTTCACAAGGATGCCACCTTCACTATGGGTTATTCCACCATTTCGGTGGGATTGA
- the LOC25484008 gene encoding serine/threonine-protein kinase-like protein CCR1 — protein sequence MHIPFKPLLFILFFFFFHGTNSFGTMGPISASFGEYELFCSIDASGKQDVICWGKNTTSPQTPSSSSYVNNIPAMSALSGGEGFLCGILANTSQVFCWAATSKQNADPILVPPAYRTTAYSHVAAGQNHVCAVRGSYYSDRDSGTVDCWEIAKRSKNGTLMAVINESFDDQSVTNLEMNRVVSGEGFTCGEVRDGGLVCWGPNSENLKVSNVSDSFAVLAAGRTAVCGVLNASGDLRCWGDIEPPLKTEVRFVSLSGGARHFCGVREDNHVIECWGNLNSSLVPKGYGFMAIASSDYTTCGIREADLLLDCWLVNASKPDFDPPLELSSPGLCRSSSCEANEFDFNVSVLNQPDLTSLCVRQDLRICSPCGYNCSQGFFLSSPCTQNSDRVCTACSLCQNSSCLNVCKLHSSNGFWHWHHIRRWVLIIGSSVLCLLLILTCGCILRCSTGSRRKHGTKKQSKSCIGKHEQENDDEVNGNGNGLLHSASSAASCPGLPQVFRLSELKDATNGFKEFNELGRGSYGFVYKAALADGRIVAVKRANAATIIHTNNRDFEMELEILCKIRHVNIVNLLGYCAEMGERLLVYEYMSHGTLSDHIHGGLSPLNWSLRLKIAMQTAKGIEYLHKELLPPIVHKDLKSSNILLDSEWGARVSDFGLLTSSDKDLISDLESDVYSFGIVLLEILSGRKAYDRDFDPPNVVEWAVPLIKQGKAAAVIDRNVALPRNVEPLLKLGDIAELAVRENPSERPSMSDIASWLEQIVKDGLIL from the coding sequence ATGCATATTCCATTTAAACCACTCTTAttcattcttttcttctttttctttcatggtACTAATTCTTTTGGAACCATGGGACCAATCTCTGCTTCATTCGGAGAATACGAGTTATTTTGTTCCATCGACGCAAGTGGAAAACAAGACGTTATTTGTTGGGGAAAAAACACAACTTCACCACAaactccttcttcttcctcgtATGTTAATAACATACCTGCCATGTCAGCACTTTCTGGTGGTGAAGGTTTTCTTTGCGGCATTTTAGCCAACACTTCCCAAGTTTTTTGTTGGGCTGCAACTTCTAAGCAAAACGCAGATCCCATTTTGGTTCCACCGGCATACAGGACCACCGCCTACTCTCACGTTGCAGCCGGGCAGAATCATGTCTGTGCTGTTAGAGGATCTTACTATTCGGATCGTGATTCAGGAACGGTGGATTGCTGGGAAATCGCGAAAAGAAGTAAGAATGGTACATTAATGGCGGTGATCAATGAGTCTTTTGACGATCAATCTGTTACTAATCTTGAAATGAACCGGGTTGTTTCCGGTGAAGGGTTTACTTGTGGTGAGGTTAGAGATGGAGGGTTGGTTTGTTGGGGGCCTAATTCGGAGAATTTGAAAGTTTCAAATGTTTCTGATAGTTTTGCTGTTTTGGCAGCAGGGAGGACCGCTGTATGCGGAGTTTTGAATGCTTCCGGTGATTTGAGATGTTGGGGTGATATTGAACCTCCGTTGAAAACGGAGGTTCGTTTTGTTTCCCTTTCTGGAGGGGCGCGTCATTTTTGTGGTGTTCGAGAGGATAATCATGTGATTGAATGTTGGGGTAATTTGAATTCATCTTTGGTTCCTAAAGGTTATGGCTTTATGGCAATTGCTTCTTCTGATTATACTACTTGTGGTATAAGGGAAGCTGATCTTCTTTTAGATTGTTGGTTGGTCAACGCTTCAAAGCCTGATTTTGACCCACCTTTAGAGCTTTCAAGTCCTGGTCTTTGTAGGTCAAGTTCTTGTGAAGCTAATGAATTTGATTTCAATGTTAGTGTTCTTAATCAACCAGATTTGACAAGTTTATGTGTTAGACAAGATTTGAGGATTTGTTCACCTTGTGGGTATAATTGTTCACAAGGTTTCTTTTTGTCTAGTCCTTGCACACAAAATTCTGATAGAGTTTGCACAGCCTGTTCTCTTTGTCAGAACAGTTCTTGTTTGAATGTTTGTAAACTTCATTCTTCAAATGGGTTTTGGCATTGGCATCATATTCGTAGATGGGTTCTAATAATTGGATCTTCtgttttgtgtttgttgttgattttgacTTGTGGGTGTATTCTTCGATGTTCGACGGGTTCAAGGAGAAAACATGGCACAAAGAAACAATCCAAGTCTTGTATTGGTAAACATGAACAAGAGAATGATGATGAGGTCAATGGTAATGGTAATGGTCTTCTTCACTCGGCTTCTTCGGCTGCGTCTTGTCCTGGTTTGCCTCAGGTTTTTAGGCTTTCGGAGTTGAAAGATGCTACTAATGGTTTCAAGGAGTTTAATGAGCTCGGGCGAGGAAGTTATGGGTTTGTTTACAAAGCTGCTTTGGCTGATGGGAGGATTGTTGCTGTTAAGAGAGCGAACGCTGCGACGATAATTCACACCAACAATCGTGACTTTGAAATGGAATTGGAAATTTTGTGCAAAATTCGGCATGTTAATATTGTTAACTTGTTGGGTTACTGTGCTGAGATGGGTGAGAGGTTGCTTGTTTATGAGTATATGTCTCATGGAACACTTTCTGATCACATTCACGGTGGTCTTTCTCCTCTCAATTGGAGCTTAAGGCTTAAGATAGCTATGCAAACTGCAAAGGGTATCGAGTACCTTCACAAAGAACTATTGCCTCCAATTGTTCACAAGGATCTCAAGAGTTCCAACATTCTTTTGGATTCAGAGTGGGGGGCTAGAGTTTCAGACTTTGGACTTCTTACTTCGAGTGATAAAGATCTTATCAGTGACTTGGAAAGCGATGTTTACAGCTTCGGGATTGTGTTGTTGGAGATTCTAAGTGGAAGGAAGGCCTATGATAGAGATTTTGATCCACCTAATGTTGTTGAGTGGGCAGTGCCTTTGATCAAACAAGGTAAGGCAGCTGCCGTAATTGATCGCAATGTCGCTCTTCCGAGAAATGTCGAGCCTTTGCTTAAGCTTGGCGATATAGCAGAGCTTGCTGTGAGAGAGAATCCGAGTGAGCGTCCATCAATGTCGGATATAGCATCTTGGTTGGAGCAAATTGTGAAGGATGGATTGATCTTATAA